The genomic segment TTTTCATCGTCATTAGCCCAAAGTATGGTGATTAGTTCTTCTATTGTATGAGTTTTTTCACTATACTTAAAAAGTATTTCTAGCAGTAGTATTTCTTTTTTAGTAAGCTTGATATTCTCTTTATTTTTAAGTAGTTGTTTTGTTTCTTTATTCCAAGTAAGATTATCATTTATTCTTAAAATAGTACTATTAATATTGTCTTCTTTGTTACTTTTATGATACAGTTCCTTAAGCTTTGTATATAGAACATGAACAAAAGAGTCATAATTTAAAGGTTTAGCTATAAAATGAGAGATACCAATATTTACAAGCTCTAACAGATAGTTTGATTCACTATGAGCAGACAATATTATTAAAAGTTGCTCTTTATTTATATCATAAACTTCTCTTGTAAGTTCTATACCATCTTTATTTGGCATTTTGATATCACTAATTACTACATCATAATAGGTATTGTTTTCTTTATAGAAATTTTTATACTTCTCAATAGCCTCTTGCCCATCAAAGGCAACATCAACTTTTGGAAAAATCAATTCCAATAATTCACTTGTCTCTTTTATAATATCTTTATCATCTTCAACAAAAAGAACACTTTTGTCTTTTGCATATTTTTCTAAAAGAATATAATCAACCATTTTAGCTCCTAAAAAGTGTTATTAAATTATACTATAAAGATATTTTATTCTAATTAGGAAAATAATGAATGATAATTACTTTGAATGTTTCTTTGATAATACAATAGAGGGTATTTTAATTATTGAAAATGGATTTATTATTAATATAAATCAAGCAATGCTTAATATTTTAAAATACAATAATAAAGATGAAATCATTGGAAATCTTGCAACTGGAATACTTATTCCAACAATTAATCATAAATATCTAGAATATAATAATACAACTTTTGAAGAAATTTCTTTAATAACAAAGGAAGGTGAAATAACTCCTGCTATCATAAGAATTAAAGATATTAAAGAAAACAATAAAAAGTATAAAATGGTTTTTATTCAAGATTTAACTGATTTAAAAGAGAAAGAAAGTTTACTTATAGAACAATCAAGAATGGCTGCTATGGGAGAAATGATTTCAATGATTGCTCACCAGTGGAGACAACCTTTATCTTCAATTGGAACTGCTGTTTCTAATTTAAAACTGCGTATAAATATGAAAAACTATGATGAAGATATTTTTAATAAAAAATTAGATGATGTGGAAAATTATCTAAATTATATGTCAACTACAATTGATGATTTTAGAAACTTTTTTAAAAAGGACAGAGAAAAAGAGCTTACAAGTATTACTTATATAACAGATATTGCACTAGAGATGTTATATGAAGCCTTTGAAAAAAATAATATAAAACTAGAAAATAGAAAAAACATAAAATTAGAAAATATCTTTTTATATAAAAATGAACTCTTGCAAGTAATTATAAATATATTAACAAATGCAAAAGATGCATTTGATACTAAAAAAATTCAAAATAACAAT from the Arcobacter sp. CECT 8983 genome contains:
- a CDS encoding PAS domain-containing sensor histidine kinase; this encodes MNDNYFECFFDNTIEGILIIENGFIININQAMLNILKYNNKDEIIGNLATGILIPTINHKYLEYNNTTFEEISLITKEGEITPAIIRIKDIKENNKKYKMVFIQDLTDLKEKESLLIEQSRMAAMGEMISMIAHQWRQPLSSIGTAVSNLKLRINMKNYDEDIFNKKLDDVENYLNYMSTTIDDFRNFFKKDREKELTSITYITDIALEMLYEAFEKNNIKLENRKNIKLENIFLYKNELLQVIINILTNAKDAFDTKKIQNNNKIIIEYKELKKVQKIIISDNAGGIADNIIDKIFDPYFSTKENKNGTGIGLYMCKTIIEKHFDGKITVSNKKDGACFEIVISK
- a CDS encoding response regulator transcription factor, whose protein sequence is MVDYILLEKYAKDKSVLFVEDDKDIIKETSELLELIFPKVDVAFDGQEAIEKYKNFYKENNTYYDVVISDIKMPNKDGIELTREVYDINKEQLLIILSAHSESNYLLELVNIGISHFIAKPLNYDSFVHVLYTKLKELYHKSNKEDNINSTILRINDNLTWNKETKQLLKNKENIKLTKKEILLLEILFKYSEKTHTIEELITILWANDDEKSPSISNLKNIISRLRKKVPELDLENVYGFGYRINLK